A portion of the Sabethes cyaneus chromosome 3, idSabCyanKW18_F2, whole genome shotgun sequence genome contains these proteins:
- the LOC128743518 gene encoding U6 snRNA phosphodiesterase 1 yields MQNILQYYSSDSDDNENTKPANDKNETKLPLSKNLLRLEKTEEPSTKNVEKHQGRIRTFPHERGIWASYVFIDYNDIDAINDLQQLLVDQVSNDSSLELNRVDNLHLSLTKTFILRHHNIPTFVDNVKSELHSIKRFTILLSDLAVYCNEEHTRTFLAIKIHPNSCGPLENLVEKLDHCMRLYKLPEFYTDRSFHVSILWALGDQRKKLSERLEDLQRSFASFYEEEYCDMNVNVRQIHCKCGNKYYEFDLL; encoded by the exons ATGCAGAATATTCTACAGTACTACAGTTCTGATAGTGATGATAATGAAAACACGAAACCAGCCAACGACAAAAATGAAACCAAGTTACctttatcaaaaaatttactTCGATTGGAAAAAACCGAAGAGCCCTCAACGAAAAACGTAGAAAAGCATCAAGGTCGGATTCGAACATTTCCGCACGAGAGAGGAATTTGGGCCAGTTACGTTTTCATTGACT ATAACGATATTGATGCAATCAACGATCTACAACAGTTGCTTGTAGATCAGGTCTCCAACGATTCAAGTTTAGAACTGAACAGAGTGGACAATCTTCATTTGAGCCTTACAAAAACTTTCATTTTGCGGCATCATAATATTCCAACTTTTGTGGACAATGTAAAGTCCGAACTCCACTCGATTAAAcg CTTCACAATATTGCTGTCCGACTTAGCCGTCTACTGTAATGAAGAGCACACGCGTACCTTTTTAGCAATAAAAATTCATCCGAACAGTTGCGGGCCGCTTGAAAACCTGGTAGAGAAACTTGACCACTGTATGCGACTTTACAAGCTGCCCGAATTCTACACGGACCGATCTTTTCACGTTAGCATACTGTGGGCCCTGGGTGATCAGAGGAAGAAATTGTCGGAAAGACTTGAAGATTTACAAAGGTCTTTCGCGAGCTTCTACGAGGAAGAGTACTGTGATATGAATGTGAATGTCAGACAGATTCATTGCAAGTGTGGAAATAAATACTATGAATTTGATTTGCTATAA